The Solanum pennellii chromosome 11, SPENNV200 genome contains a region encoding:
- the LOC107004901 gene encoding zinc transporter ZTP29, which translates to MDSQVLVALGLSLLGGLSTSLGALFVVISQTPNLKMLGLLQGFAAGLMLSISFFDLAHNAINSIGFLKGNLWFFAGVIFFALVSNFIPEPTLAPISSAKGKKKDGDDRGKDIMKKHRRQVLFSGIITAVGISLHNFPEGMAVFLGSMKGLRVGLNLALAIALHNIPEGVAVALPVYFATQSKWQAFKLATLSGLAEPLGVIIVAYLFPSSLNPEILEGLLGAVGGVMAFLTLHEMLPLAFDYAGQKRAVKAVFFGMAFMSASLYFLERSLPADMSL; encoded by the exons ATGGATTCTCAAGTTCTTGTTGCTCTTGGTCTTTCATTGTTGGGTGGATTGAGTACCTCTCTAG GTGCACTTTTTGTGGTTATTAGCCAGACTCCTAACTTGAAGATGCTAGGACTTTTACAG GGGTTTGCTGCCGGTCTTATGcttagcatatcattctttgactTGGCTCATAATGCTATAAACTCCATTGGCTTCTTAAAAGGAAACCTCTGG TTTTTTGCAGGTGTTATCTTCTTTGCTCTTGTTTCAAATTTCATCCCGGAACCTACACTTGCACCCATTTCAAGTGCCAAAGGCAAAAAG AAAGACGGAGATGATAGGGGTAAGGATATTATGAAGAAGCATCGCCGCCAAGTTTTATTTAGTGGAATCATCACAGCTGTAG GTATAAGCTTGCACAACTTTCCTGAAGGGATGGCTGTGTTCCTTGGATCAATGAAG GGACTTCGTGTTGGTCTGAACTTGGCTCTTGCTATTGCCTTACACAATATACCAGAG GGTGTTGCAGTTGCACTTCCAGTTTATTTTGCAACACAGAG CAAATGGCAGGCATTCAAATTGGCAACACTTTCTGGTCTCGCGGAGCCTCTGGGTGTAATTATTGTGG CATATCTATTTCCAAGCAGCTTGAATCCTGAAATTCTGGAAGGCCTCCTGGGAGCAG TGGGAGGGGTGATGGCATTTTTAACCTTACATGAGATGCTTCCATTGGCATTTGACTATGCCGGTCAGAAGCGAGCTGTCAAAGCTGTGTTCTTTGGAATGGCTTTCATGTCTGCGAG CCTATATTTCCTAGAACGGAGCTTGCCAGCGGACATGAGCTTGTAG